In Burkholderiales bacterium, the following proteins share a genomic window:
- a CDS encoding efflux RND transporter permease subunit, which produces MNLSKIFIVRPIATTVLVAAVIIFGLIAFWTLPVNDLPNVDFPTIQVTAELRGANPEVMASTVATPLERQFSQIAGVETMNSVNNTGRTRITLQFSLQRDIDSAAQDVQTAISQAMRRLPDGIDPPTLRKVNPADFSIITLALSAKHLPLQELDNFADTHVAQRLSMINGVAQVTIFGSQKYAVRVYVNPEALAKRELGLDKVVAAIQNANSNLPSGVLQGSARNFTVKSSAKLERAKNFDNLIVAYQNGMPVRLADVGYAEDSVENIKAKSWLNGERNIGLAVYRQPGANTVEVVKNIRAMFAEIERQAPPGVRISVVNDRSEFIKASIDEVDFHLLLSVGLVVLVILVFLRNARSTLITALILPTSVIGTFAAMYLLGFSINNLSLMAIILAVGFVVDDAIVVLENITRHMEMGKDRMQAALDGSQEIAFTVLSMTISLSAVFIPILFMQGILGRLFREFAVTVGAAVLISGIVALSLTPMLCSRLLRPVHSHGRVYQFFERGFDLARDFYGSTLRWTIRHTLLMVVVSVVFLVLTGVIYKLVPQGFIPRQDTGVIFGNTRAPEGVTFADLERRQKAASAIVQKHPDVEAVMSTAGQGTGGAVGDNIGRLIVRLKPREERKLGADEVIQTLRRQFAGGAQGLQMFMNNPPAINIGGLTGNADYQMVVQGTDLKVLYDSAQELEARLRESHDFREVSTNLELRNPEIRINILRDRAAALGVSPQQIETTLYNAYGGRQISTLYGATDQYLVMLELDPRFQRDINALRSLYVQSSSGSMVPINAVADIQIGVGPVSVSHYGQLSSVVISFNLAPAVSIGDAVIRAQEIARETLPSGVSATMAGSAKAFEDAFRTLPVLLLITILVIYMVLAILYEHYGHPVTILTALPFAGFGALLMLWLFDMELNIFSFVGIILLVGLVKKNGIMMVDFALQLQREQNLSPAEAIVEASIIRFRPIMMTTMAAICATLPLAFGTGTGSEMRQPLGIAVVGGLVFSQLLTLYVTPTFYVTMERFARFLRRRRQPAAAAS; this is translated from the coding sequence ATGAATCTTTCCAAGATCTTCATCGTGAGGCCGATCGCCACGACGGTGCTCGTGGCGGCAGTGATCATCTTCGGCCTGATCGCGTTCTGGACGCTGCCGGTGAACGATCTGCCGAACGTCGATTTCCCGACGATACAGGTCACGGCGGAGCTCAGAGGCGCCAATCCCGAGGTGATGGCGTCCACCGTCGCCACGCCGCTCGAGCGCCAGTTCAGCCAGATCGCCGGCGTCGAGACGATGAACTCGGTGAACAACACCGGACGCACGCGCATCACGCTGCAATTCAGCCTGCAGCGCGACATCGACTCCGCCGCGCAGGACGTGCAGACCGCGATCTCACAGGCGATGCGCCGCCTGCCCGACGGCATCGATCCGCCGACGCTGCGCAAGGTCAACCCCGCGGATTTCTCGATCATCACGCTCGCGCTCAGCGCCAAGCATCTGCCGCTGCAGGAGCTCGACAATTTCGCCGACACCCACGTGGCACAGCGGCTGTCGATGATCAACGGCGTCGCGCAGGTGACGATCTTCGGCTCGCAGAAGTACGCCGTGCGGGTCTACGTCAATCCCGAAGCGCTGGCGAAGCGCGAGCTCGGCCTCGACAAGGTCGTCGCGGCGATCCAGAACGCGAACAGCAACCTGCCGTCCGGCGTGCTGCAGGGCTCCGCGCGCAATTTCACAGTGAAGTCTTCGGCCAAGCTCGAGCGCGCCAAGAACTTCGACAACCTGATCGTCGCCTATCAGAACGGCATGCCGGTGCGCCTGGCCGACGTGGGCTATGCCGAGGACAGCGTCGAAAACATCAAAGCCAAGAGCTGGCTGAACGGTGAGCGCAACATCGGTCTCGCGGTGTATCGCCAGCCGGGGGCGAACACCGTCGAAGTCGTGAAGAACATTCGCGCGATGTTCGCCGAGATCGAGCGACAGGCGCCGCCGGGCGTTCGCATCAGCGTCGTGAACGATCGTTCCGAGTTCATCAAGGCCTCGATCGACGAGGTGGATTTCCACCTCCTGCTCTCGGTCGGACTGGTCGTGCTCGTGATCCTCGTTTTCCTGCGCAATGCGCGCTCGACGCTGATCACCGCGCTCATCCTTCCGACGTCGGTGATCGGAACGTTCGCGGCGATGTATCTGCTCGGATTCAGCATCAACAACCTGTCGCTGATGGCGATCATCCTCGCGGTCGGCTTCGTCGTCGACGACGCGATCGTGGTCCTCGAGAACATCACGCGCCACATGGAGATGGGCAAGGACCGCATGCAGGCGGCGCTCGACGGCTCGCAGGAGATCGCGTTCACGGTGCTGTCGATGACGATCTCGCTGTCCGCCGTGTTCATTCCGATCCTGTTCATGCAGGGCATACTCGGGCGGCTCTTCCGCGAATTCGCCGTCACGGTGGGCGCGGCGGTCCTGATCTCCGGCATCGTCGCCTTGTCGCTCACGCCGATGCTCTGCAGCCGGCTCCTCAGGCCGGTTCACAGCCACGGCCGCGTGTATCAGTTCTTCGAGCGGGGCTTCGATCTGGCGCGCGACTTCTACGGGTCGACCCTGCGCTGGACCATCCGTCACACGCTGCTGATGGTGGTGGTGTCCGTCGTCTTTCTCGTGCTCACCGGTGTCATCTACAAGCTGGTGCCGCAGGGATTCATCCCGCGCCAGGACACCGGAGTGATCTTCGGCAACACGCGCGCGCCCGAGGGCGTCACGTTCGCGGACCTGGAGCGCCGCCAGAAGGCGGCGTCGGCCATCGTGCAGAAGCATCCCGACGTCGAAGCAGTGATGTCCACGGCGGGGCAGGGCACGGGCGGCGCGGTCGGCGACAACATCGGGCGGCTCATCGTCCGGCTGAAGCCGCGTGAGGAGCGCAAGCTGGGCGCCGACGAGGTCATTCAGACGCTGCGGCGGCAGTTTGCGGGCGGCGCGCAGGGCCTTCAGATGTTCATGAACAATCCGCCCGCCATCAACATCGGCGGGCTTACCGGGAATGCCGACTACCAGATGGTGGTGCAGGGTACCGACCTGAAGGTGTTGTACGATTCGGCGCAGGAGCTGGAAGCGCGTTTGCGTGAATCGCACGACTTCCGGGAAGTGAGCACCAATCTCGAGCTGCGTAATCCGGAGATACGCATCAACATTCTGCGCGATCGCGCCGCGGCTCTCGGCGTGTCGCCGCAGCAGATCGAGACGACGCTGTACAACGCGTACGGCGGGCGCCAGATCAGCACGCTCTACGGCGCGACCGATCAGTATCTGGTGATGCTCGAGCTCGACCCGCGCTTCCAGCGCGACATCAATGCGCTGCGTTCGCTCTACGTGCAGTCGAGCTCGGGGAGCATGGTTCCGATCAACGCCGTTGCCGACATCCAGATCGGCGTCGGGCCCGTATCGGTCAGCCACTACGGACAGCTGTCGTCGGTCGTCATCTCGTTCAATCTCGCGCCCGCAGTTTCGATCGGCGACGCGGTCATCAGGGCGCAGGAAATCGCGCGGGAGACGCTGCCGAGCGGTGTCTCGGCCACGATGGCCGGCAGCGCCAAGGCTTTCGAAGATGCTTTCCGCACGCTGCCGGTCCTGCTGCTCATCACCATCCTCGTCATCTACATGGTGCTTGCCATCCTCTACGAGCATTACGGGCACCCGGTGACGATTCTCACGGCGTTGCCGTTCGCGGGATTCGGCGCGCTGCTCATGCTTTGGCTGTTCGACATGGAGCTGAACATCTTCAGCTTCGTCGGCATCATCCTGCTGGTCGGTCTGGTGAAGAAGAACGGCATCATGATGGTCGACTTCGCGCTCCAGCTTCAGCGCGAGCAGAACCTCTCGCCCGCCGAGGCCATCGTCGAAGCGTCGATCATTCGCTTCCGGCCGATCATGATGACGACCATGGCGGCGATCTGCGCGACGCTCCCGTTGGCGTTCGGCACGGGCACGGGCTCGGAGATGCGGCAGCCGCTGGGTATCGCAGTCGTGGGCGGCCTCGTGTTCTCACAGCTCCTGACGCTGTACGTGACGCCGACCTTTTACGTGACGATGGAGCGCTTCGCGCGCTTCCTGCGTCGGCGACGCCAGCCCGCCGCCGCGGCTTCGTAA